The Micromonas commoda chromosome 6, complete sequence genome includes the window CACGAGGAGaccatcgccaccgcgtccttCGCCAAGACCTACCTCGTCGTCAAGGACATGAAGGAGGCGCAGTACGTGTGCGActacgtcctcgacggcggcgatcgcgaagAGTTCTTGGCCAAGTTTAAGAACGCCTACTCGGAGGGATTCGACCCGGATAccgacctcggcgcgttgGGCATCGCGAACCAGACCACCATGCTCAAGGGCGAGACGGAGGCGATCGGCAAGCTCCTCGAGAAGACGATGATGCAGAAGCACGGGGTGGACAAGCTCAACGACCACTACATGGTCATGGACACCATTTGCGACGCGACGCAGGAGCGCCAGGACGCCATGTAcaagctcgtcgacgacaaGCCGGACATGatgctcgtcgtcggcgggttcaACTCGTCCAACACGAGCCACCTCCAGGAGATCAGCGAGGACGCGTCCATTCCCTCGTTCTGGGTGGACACGCACGCtaggctcgacgccgacaccAACACCATCACGCACAGgctggcgcacggcgagctcgtggagACCAAGGACTGGCTCCCGGCTGGAAAGGTGACCATCGGCGTCacgtccggcgcgtccaccccggacaaggtcgtcgaggacgtcatcgacgtcaTCATGGCTACCAAGAAGAAGATGtcgggggcgcccgcgcgctgacTCTGACGAGGGAGATTATATTTCGGCGATGGATGGATGGCGTGAAGGGATGGGGAGGCggagtcgacgcgcgcgacgggagaGGGAGCTGGCGCGGTCGAGGTTTCTTTTTCGTTCGTTCGTAATAACAAAAAAAGCTGCAGTGTAAGAGTTCACGACGGGTCTCGTCGCGACTGGGCGCTCGTCTCGCGGACACCCTCGAGTGAAAAGCTTCGTCGTTTCCCGCCCGTCTCCCGCTCCACCCGTCGCACGTGCCGACGGTTCACCTCGACCACGGAATTTCACGAGATCTCCGTCCTCGTCAGATCCCAAGTCGCGAAGTTTGCGGTTACACGGTTCATTTCGGGTTCGTTTGCCAATTTCCTGACCGTGTCTCCAGTCGTCGCTGCGAGAAATTGGATTTCCCGTGCCGCCGAAACGGCGGTGCGTTTTCCCCGACCCGGCGCGTTCCGAAGGGTCCAGTTCGTCCGCGCACGTCAGCGGGCGAGTCTTGAGCGTCAGTCGGCGTATCGCCAGGTATCCGCGTGAACCTGTTCCCGATACACGCCGCGAACATGGCGTCGGGCGctaccgcggcggcgccgcgcgtcgaggtgtccgcgcgctcgggtccTAGTAGAAACAAGATTTCTCGACCGCCAGGTCACGCCCGAACCGTTCCGCCGTGGGCATTCCGCGCGGGTGTCCACCGTATCGAGTCGCGAGctacgcgcgcgcgatgctcagccacgctcgagctcgaccgaTACGGCCGATCGTGCGGGGTGTCGGCGGAGAAtgcgcgtctcgccgcgcgtttTTTCCTCGCGTCGGAGACGATATTGGCACGTGCTGTAAACCCGTTCCAATGgaggccgcggacgcgtcggcggtgctTGACGCCTCACGCGGTGATGAACCCCGCGGCCTATCCGGACAACAGATGGTCGACCGGGTCTCACGCGACGTCGGGAGCCCGTCCGGTGACCCAAAGGTGCGATTCCCCATGCGTCGCGCCGTCTTCCTCGCTTCTtcacccgccgcccacgcggcAGTACAGTCAGCATGCCGGCGCGCTTTTTCGTGGGCAACGGCAACGCAccccgcgaggaggtcgccccgccgtcgcacgtcgacctgaccgcgccgcccatccCACCAACATCGCAGGAAAACATTCGACGACAGGCTCAACGTGTTCGGCGTCATACTCACGGTGCGCAGCCCCGGTCCACGCCCCGTCACCCGTCAAGAAGTTCGCACATCCCTCCGTTCCCAGCTCCCCGAAAACTTTTCTCCTCAAATCCACACAAACCACTCATCCGACTCCTCCTCGATCATCCCATCCGCAGACGCTGGCGCTGACCCTcacgtccgcgctcgtcacggCGTGGTCCCTGCGCGCCtactccgtcgccgtcttccTCGGCAACGCGTGCGTGCACGTCaacctgctgctgctgttTGAGACGGCGGTGCGGTCGGTGGCCAAGCCGTCGGTGGCGTACGCCAACAGAGCGTCGGATCGACACCcgagggacgcgcccgcgtttTTGGTGCTCGACACcgtggcgctggcgctcaTCACGTTGCACAGCCTGCAGGTGTGCGGGTTCGTGCGTTTTGCGGACCcccgggtcgcggcggcgttggtcGCGGCGTGGCCGGCGACGATTGCGAATTGGATATCGCGGCTGGCGATGGAGACGACTGCGTTTGACGCCctgtcgcgcgcggtggccgccaAGGAGGTGGCCGCGATGCGACTCGCGACGCAGGTGAGGCGGCTCGGCGGTGCCAGGTGCCTTCCCCCGGACGCcaacgcgttcgcgcggttTTGGCGTTGGTGCGCGTGCATGTGGGACAGCGCCGTGCTGATGGCGGAGAGCGGCAGCGGTCGGACTTTTCGAAGGGCTATGCTGGCGTGTTCGCTCGCGGACTGGGCGCTGTTACTGGGCGCGTGGACCGCGCTGGGGATCCAGGGCGCCGCCACCCACGGCACCTGGGTCCAGCcccacgccgcggtggtcccGCTGGCCGCATTTCTATGCCTCGACGCCACGAGGCTCGGGTGCCAGCTGATGCATTCTCGGCTGCTGCGAAGGCTGAGAACTCGACGACTGGGCGAACGGCCGGCTACCggagcgtcgtcgttcgttcGGACCCCGGCGGGGATGACCACCGGATTGACACGCTGGGTGTTCTTCGGCAACATCGCGTGtttcgtcgcggtcgccgcgctcggttgcggcggcggcggctggcgcgTGCCGGTTCCACCGGGAACCACCGCGATTtctcttctcctcctcgccagGTTTCACCGGCTGATGATCGAGGGAgcgtacctcgccgcgacgttacTCGCGAAGGTTGTCGATCGCTCGGGCGAGCTCCCGGTGTTTGAGCTCCcaggcgccgacggcgtacGCAAGGGGGGTGCGTACGCGTCGTCCATATCTCCGAGGTATCTCGCGCCTCAGCGGAACGAGCTTCGGGGCAAGATACCTCGACGGGAAGCGAAAGGTCCGTTGGGCGTCGTTCGAGCCGGTTTGCTGACAAAGATCGAGTCCACCGGCCGCACGTTGGACGAGTTTCTGACTGGAtttggacgcgcgcgcgtagACCagttcggcgcgcccggggccatcgcggaggcggcgacgaccgatCCCAACGCGGGTCTCTCGCTGGGCGAGTTCACCGAGGCCATCTCCACCGGCCTGCGAGGTCACCTCGCGGGTAAAGgagccgaggacgcggctAAGACGCTCTTCGACGAGATGACCTCGGGAACGGGGGGAAAAGACGGACGGTCCGTCGGCCTGAACGAGATCAAGGAATGGCTCAAGGATCAGCCCCCGTTGGACGCGGCTAACCCGGGCTCCGTTAACTCGGGTTCGTTTGGATccgtggacgagggcgaacgcgactcggaggagcgcgacagGTGGCGCGCTTCCGTGCAGAGGGTCCTGCTTCAGTTCGTCGAGAGCAGGGATCgcgtgacgagcgcggtgaccaaGACGTTCGAGGACATCCAGGGCCACGTGCTCCCGATGATGCcggcgccgcacccgccAAAAAAAAGCGGGCTCCGACTCCTCTccctcgagggcggcgggatAAAGGGCCTGACGCTGATCTGGCAGCTGCGAGCGctggaacgcgcggcgggcaagCCCATCCACGAGCTGTTCGATctcatcggcggcgtctcTACCGGCGGGAtaatcgcgctcgcgatcgcgcggggcaCGCCTCTCGACGATCTCGAGCGGATGTACTGGGACATAGCGCGGCTGGTCTTCGGTAAGCAGAGCGCCGTGCGACAGCTGATCAAGGGCCACGCGGGCGAGAACGACGAGATCCGGCGGTTACTCGTCGAGGGCCTCGGCGACTTACCCATGATCACCGACGACCCGGCGCAGCGGGTGAAGTGCTTCGTGGTGTCCACGCAGCAGACGGACAGGCTGGAGGTGCGTTTGATCCGAACGTACAGGAACCCGAACAAGGGAAGGGACCAGAACGAGAACTGGGCGCAGTGGGAGGCCGGAATGgccacctcgtccgcgcccaccgtCTTTCCACCGTTCATCCGGACCGACGAACGCACCGGCGACAAGTCCACCttcatcgacggcgccctcaGCGGCTACAACAACCCGTCGTCGCTGGTGCTGAACGAGGGTCTGGACATCGCCGAACCCGGTCAGCGCATCGACGTCTTGCTGTCGCTCGGATGCGGCGAGGCCAAGGGCGCGATGGGAGACAACCCCTTCTGGATCGTCGGTCAGGTGATCAACCTCGCGTTCGACACCGAGCTGCAGgaggcgcacgtcgcgtccatGATCGCGCGATTCTCGCCGCAGACCTCCCACGTCCGCCTCAAtccgcccaccgcgcacTACTCCCTCACCGAACACAGGGTCGACGTGCTGACGCGCATGGAGGACGACACGCGCcggtacctcgccgcgacgcagccCGTCTTCGATAAGCTCGCGGCCAggctcgcgcccccgccgggtgTCGATGAGGCGCGGGACGAAAagggggcggcgagcgcgtccaacAACAtggtcgcggcgatgggaaacctcgccgcgatgggttTTTCGCCGAGGCTCCCGAGCGGCTCGGACCTGTCCAGggttcccgcggcggcggcgagctaCGTGGACGAGGGCATGGCGTCCATGCGGTCGTGGATCGACGAGAGCTTCCAGCCCGGGAAGGCGCGGtgagggaggaggagtgTATCAACAGTGGTGTATGATAGACTGTCAAAGATTCTTTTGTAACTAACGCATTCTTTCGCCAACGTCACgactcgtcgtccgggtgcgccgtcggcggcggcgggggctggttgatcctcgccgcgagcacccgCGCGGTCACCGCCCCGACCGGCTCCGGCCGGCGCCACtgcctcctccccgtcgacgTCTCCCAGTAGTacgcccgcccgccccgatcGTTGTCCCTGAGCTCCTTCCACCCCGGCGGCAGCGACGGCTGCGCCATCGGGCTCCCCCGCACCAACCGCAGGCCGGAGCCGCGCAGCTCCTCCGGCACCCCCCACCGCGTCTCGCCGCTGTCCTTGTTCCAGTAGTACTTGCtcccgtccctcgcgagcgccgcgccccacttggcgtccgccgcgaggagcctctcgcgctcctcggcgtggtCCACGTCTCCAACCTGCTcgtgcgcctgcgccgcgatggcccgggcgcgttcggccaaggcggcgaagtcGGCCATGACCTCctcgtgcgacgcggcgtccggcggtTCGGCCGGCATGATCGAATGCCCCcgctgctccgcgaggaACCGCtccttggcgccgccgaagcgggcgtcctccgcgaacCTCGACGCCCAGTCCACCGTGCCGGTCGCTCGCTCCTCGTGCTTGCGTCGAatggcgtccgcgttggGGTTGGCGGGTTTGCCGCCGTTGTCCCACTGTGGATTGTGATGCTTGCGCGTGCCCTCCGTGAGGTTCTCCCCGATGATACCCatggcgtcgcgtcgcgaggcaaacgcgcgtcgccgcccgggtTTGTGCGCTCCGAGGGTGGGATCACTCCCGTCGTGGTTTTCGACCAACGGACCCGACAGGCGGGAGTCACACTCGGTGTAATAAAACCTCCgatcgaccgcgtcgcgcccctcgtccactgctggacgcgcgcggatccggATCGCGTCGGCTCGACGACACGCGCACCGCGGCCTCGCATCGCGTCCGATCTTTAAcgccggcggcatcgagggggatcggcggcggcgatgagcgcgttgaCCCGGCtgttcgcgagcgcggctgccaggctgggcggcgccgggcgcctgCGCCCTTGCGCCCGgccgttcgacgcgcgatggcgcAGGTCGTTCTCCGcgaccgacggcggcgacggcgaggacgatgacgccgaCGCAACGAAGGGCGCCCACCCGGGCGAGGGGGAGGAtcaggcggaggacgcgtccgTGGAGGCGTCCCACGagggcgccggtggcgcgggcgacgacgatggcgacggagcgacgcgcgaggaggtcgcctTCAGGACCGAGGACGTCAagggcaccgcggaggacggcgaggagatagaactcgtcgccgtcgtacCCGACGATCCGAACTCGTACGACGAACAGGAGAAGAAGGGATGGCTCTACGACCTCACCGAGCAGGGGCACACGCTCCGATGGAACCCTAACATTCGCAACGCGCACCTCAGCGATCGCGCCAAGACGCAGATGTACGTCATGCACCGGAAAGATCCCAAGACCTGGGACGtgcccgcgctggcggagcgGTACAGGATCCGGCAGCAGCGGGTGATGGCCATACTGGCGCTGAAGCAGATTCAGCACGACACGGTCAAGGCGGGGAAGTCCACGTATCCCCacctcgaggcggcgtttGAGCAGATCCACGGCTCGGAGCACGTCGGGTCGGGGGAGCGGCACGTGCGCGTGGTGCCGACGCTGCCCAACTTTGCGGTCGTACCCGCGGGCACCCCCGAgcacgagctgcgcgagatCCTCCCCAAGTACctgaccgacgacgagcgcgcggcgaacgaggagaaggagctggTGAGGCAGTTCAGGGCTAACCTTGAGTACaacacgggcgcggcggcgccagggCTGAACCGCAAGGGGCGGCACAAGCACCCCACCGGGCGGCCGAAGGGGGGATACGGCCTGCTCGTGACGCCCCTCGTCAACGATAACGGCAAAAAGGCACACGCCCGGGCGAAGAGGGAGGGGCGAAGCTTAAAGCCGCCCAAGCCGTACGTCGCCTACGCCGACGGGACCAAGCGGGACCTcaacgaggacgaggaggtgatGATGCGGCGACGAAAGGTGATGCCCTTCAGGCGGCTGCAGTgacgctcgtcgtcgcgggtgtTGTTTAATGTAATACGCATCAGTAGACGGACGCCTCGTGCGATGATGATTGGTATTCACAAAGACTCGCGTGGTGAGTCGCGCGGGTGCTCTCGCGCGTCGTGTCgtgcgcacagctgtgtgtGTTTTCTCGacggcacagctgtgtttTCGTGTCGTGGATCGGGCGCCTTTCTTTCCCCTACGCCGGGAGCGACGAAGGGGAGACGAAGTAGGCGTCGGtgtcgatgtcgtcggcggccggGCCGGGAGTGCCGTTGCGGCCGGACCTCCTCCCGCCGTCGGAGATGGGAGGAGCCGGCTTCCTGACCACGCCGTAGGGGTCCGAGCCGAGGGAGCCCATGGCCTTCTTGGGcttggccgccttggccttttTGGGGAGCGGCTTGGACTCGGTGACGATCTTCTTGGGGCGACCGCGCTTCTTGGGCTCGGACTTGTCGTCGGCGGAAGCCTTGGCtgccttcttggcggcgggcttcttggccttctcggcggggaccttcttggccttcggcgccgcggcggcgacctcctccAGGGACTGCGGCACGAagccgtcgaggtcgaagTGCTGGGCATCGAACGCGGCCTTGACCTGAGCCATGTtgccgtgggcggcggcacagAGCCAGGCCTCGCGGATGCCGGGCTCCTCGAAGCCGGGCAtgtcggcgaggtcggggtACGTCTCGGCGATGTTGGACCTCTGAAAGAAGTGGAAGGAGCGTGTCACGAAGGCGCGTGCCACGAGTGGTTTGTGGAAAGAAAGAGACGGAGCGGGGAGGAGAGGTTGGGAGCGCGCACCACTTTCTCGGTCATGCAGGCGAGGTGCCTCCAGTACGTGTTGGAGTGACCCTCGGAGGGATCGGAGATTGCGGCGACTCGGACGTGGCCCTGGGATGAGAGGGACGCGTTCGTCAGTATTTTGAAAAGCTCGGGGGAAAGCAACGACGCGGAAGGAGGGCGGACGCACGTCAACGATGTTTCCTTTGCAGGATCCTCTGCACTTGCAGTCGCGGTTGGAGGTCTTGAGCTCGATCTTGTAGG containing:
- a CDS encoding predicted protein, whose protein sequence is MSALTRLFASAAARLGGAGRLRPCARPFDARWRRSFSATDGGDGEDDDADATKGAHPGEGEDQAEDASVEASHEGAGGAGDDDGDGATREEVAFRTEDVKGTAEDGEEIELVAVVPDDPNSYDEQEKKGWLYDLTEQGHTLRWNPNIRNAHLSDRAKTQMYVMHRKDPKTWDVPALAERYRIRQQRVMAILALKQIQHDTVKAGKSTYPHLEAAFEQIHGSEHVGSGERHVRVVPTLPNFAVVPAGTPEHELREILPKYLTDDERAANEEKELVRQFRANLEYNTGAAAPGLNRKGRHKHPTGRPKGGYGLLVTPLVNDNGKKAHARAKREGRSLKPPKPYVAYADGTKRDLNEDEEVMMRRRKVMPFRRLQ
- a CDS encoding predicted protein, encoding MEDDGIGYSKSGLVAKMRESGNVHVDGDVTFKLAEAYGFCWGVERAVQMAYEAKKQFPDANLWITNEIIHNPTVNDRLGEMGVQFIEETAEGKDFSGCKEGEVVILPAFGASVHEMKLLNDKGVNIVDTTCPWVSKVWNAVDAHTRKEFTSIIHGKWAHEETIATASFAKTYLVVKDMKEAQYVCDYVLDGGDREEFLAKFKNAYSEGFDPDTDLGALGIANQTTMLKGETEAIGKLLEKTMMQKHGVDKLNDHYMVMDTICDATQERQDAMYKLVDDKPDMMLVVGGFNSSNTSHLQEISEDASIPSFWVDTHARLDADTNTITHRLAHGELVETKDWLPAGKVTIGVTSGASTPDKVVEDVIDVIMATKKKMSGAPAR
- a CDS encoding predicted protein; amino-acid sequence: MASGATAAAPRVEVSARSGPSRNKISRPPGHARTVPPWAFRAGVHRIESRATRARCSATLELDRYGRSCGVSAENARLAARFFLASETILARAVNPFQWRPRTRRRCLTPHAVMNPAAYPDNRWSTGSHATSGARPVTQRKTFDDRLNVFGVILTTLALTLTSALVTAWSLRAYSVAVFLGNACVHVNLLLLFETAVRSVAKPSVAYANRASDRHPRDAPAFLVLDTVALALITLHSLQVCGFVRFADPRVAAALVAAWPATIANWISRLAMETTAFDALSRAVAAKEVAAMRLATQVRRLGGARCLPPDANAFARFWRWCACMWDSAVLMAESGSGRTFRRAMLACSLADWALLLGAWTALGIQGAATHGTWVQPHAAVVPLAAFLCLDATRLGCQLMHSRLLRRLRTRRLGERPATGASSFVRTPAGMTTGLTRWVFFGNIACFVAVAALGCGGGGWRVPVPPGTTAISLLLLARFHRLMIEGAYLAATLLAKVVDRSGELPVFELPGADGVRKGGAYASSISPRYLAPQRNELRGKIPRREAKGPLGVVRAGLLTKIESTGRTLDEFLTGFGRARVDQFGAPGAIAEAATTDPNAGLSLGEFTEAISTGLRGHLAGKGAEDAAKTLFDEMTSGTGGKDGRSVGLNEIKEWLKDQPPLDAANPGSVNSGSFGSVDEGERDSEERDRWRASVQRVLLQFVESRDRVTSAVTKTFEDIQGHVLPMMPAPHPPKKSGLRLLSLEGGGIKGLTLIWQLRALERAAGKPIHELFDLIGGVSTGGIIALAIARGTPLDDLERMYWDIARLVFGKQSAVRQLIKGHAGENDEIRRLLVEGLGDLPMITDDPAQRVKCFVVSTQQTDRLEVRLIRTYRNPNKGRDQNENWAQWEAGMATSSAPTVFPPFIRTDERTGDKSTFIDGALSGYNNPSSLVLNEGLDIAEPGQRIDVLLSLGCGEAKGAMGDNPFWIVGQVINLAFDTELQEAHVASMIARFSPQTSHVRLNPPTAHYSLTEHRVDVLTRMEDDTRRYLAATQPVFDKLAARLAPPPGVDEARDEKGAASASNNMVAAMGNLAAMGFSPRLPSGSDLSRVPAAAASYVDEGMASMRSWIDESFQPGKAR
- a CDS encoding predicted protein gives rise to the protein MASYKIELKTSNRDCKCRGSCKGNIVDVRPPSFRVVAFPRAFQNTDERVPLIPGPRPSRRNLRSLRGSLQHVLEAPRLHDRESGARSQPLLPAPSLSFHKPLVARAFVTRSFHFFQRSNIAETYPDLADMPGFEEPGIREAWLCAAAHGNMAQVKAAFDAQHFDLDGFVPQSLEEVAAAAPKAKKVPAEKAKKPAAKKAAKASADDKSEPKKRGRPKKIVTESKPLPKKAKAAKPKKAMGSLGSDPYGVVRKPAPPISDGGRRSGRNGTPGPAADDIDTDAYFVSPSSLPA
- a CDS encoding predicted protein; translation: MGIIGENLTEGTRKHHNPQWDNGGKPANPNADAIRRKHEERATGTVDWASRFAEDARFGGAKERFLAEQRGHSIMPAEPPDAASHEEVMADFAALAERARAIAAQAHEQVGDVDHAEERERLLAADAKWGAALARDGSKYYWNKDSGETRWGVPEELRGSGLRLVRGSPMAQPSLPPGWKELRDNDRGGRAYYWETSTGRRQWRRPEPVGAVTARVLAARINQPPPPPTAHPDDES